The genomic window GAGTCTATTGATACAGCATGACTTATCGTTATACATGTTAGTAATTTAGTAAAAATAGTAAAAGGCATAGTAATTTTTCAAGGTTTCGCGACGAAACGTGAAGTCTGCCTTCACAATTCCTCGCTTGTACCTGTGACCTTTTGTCTAACGACCACGCACGACGGCACACAACCATCGTTAACGTACCAAGATTTCGCTCGTAGTGCCATCAAACCGGTGCCAATCGCTAATCCCAAAGAATTTACTATAGTACCCAGTGAAGGTGTTGTTGCACCCAACAGCTTTCAGCGGATCAAGGTATGCACATCCTAGATACAAGCGCGTATCGTTAATGTTACGTAATGGCGAGGTTTATATTATGGAGTTAATTGTGAACCAGGATTTTTGCATGAACGACCTTGCACGTACACTAGATCCTGCAGCGGATTGACCCTGGCAATACATGCAAGTCTCCCGCTCTCCAGTCAACTCCAACTTTCAGATATAACATTCGTTACACCGTGGTCTATGCTAATGTATACATCTAGgcaaataaaagtaaatattatttgtaTCTTTTGCAGATATCGTATACGCCAAATATAGTTAGATCTGGTCAGACGGCTGTCAGGGCAGATATGTGGGATTCCGATTCAGTGCCCGTCACGCTGCCCATAATTTTCAGCAGCAAAGTAGCTTCACTGACTGTAAAACCCAGTGAAATACACTTCAGGTTCTGTTTCGTCAATTTTCCGTACACCAGATTCATAACCGTTGAGAATAATTCTGATGTCGAGGCATACTTTTACTTACCCCCACAGCCGGTAAGAAGCCTGCCATTTCCTCTTTAGCCCATTATCCAAATTGGGGGGAAATTTAGGCGAACAATGCATCAATTGCACGGGCACCAGGAATTCTCAATGATTCAAATCATGACAGCAACCGACTCATACAACTCGTTATAGTTCAGCTGCAATTTAAACCGATTGTTGTGGAGCCAATGGCTCGGATACCTTTCACGACTCATTAAAATATGTCCACGCTGCTAAGTTTTGGTAAATCTGTGTGGTGTTTCCTACACTGTTTGCTGACTTGTTTAACGCGTTCGTCACATAGATCGGACCCGTAGGCATTCAACGCCGATATTTTCCTCGACCACTCATATTTGCTCGCCGATCAAAAACTCCTGCTCTGGACCcacaaaaattgaacaacTCTCGAATAGGATTGGCAAAATTGAAAGTTCAGCACCAAACTCGATCACGTTaaactgtttgaaaatcgttgaaaagaCTGGGAGTCATCTAAAGACATGCGTGAGGAATCGGTGATTGTTTTCTGCTTCTGCAGGGTAGCTGAGTCAGTCTAACGTTTTTCGAATCCGCATAATGTAGCGATTTCAACTTCATCAACCTCATTTGTGAATTGTACAATTTGCAAAAGTCATATTCcaatgtgtatgtatacgcaCAAGGCAATACAGTTCGCAATGCAAGTAGAGGAGAGGCGGGAAAAATGGGCCCCTTGAGGGCGGAATAACGTTAAGACTAATTTCGACCAcgccattttttaatttttgacctaaaaatacattttaagCGTTATCGACATTTCACCCGTTAGGGCCAATTCTGCCCAGCTCGCCCCTatgtaattatatattatgtggGTAAACTAGAGGGTGTTCGTCGGTTTCGGTTTCACTCTCCGAATTCTCAGATACATACCTATAAAATCCGTCAGTGACCCCATCTACACTGCACTCGAAAAACTATGATACTAAACGTACACCACTGATGCAATACACATTCGATCTGCGCGTAGGTATGACAGCTATgtataaaaagaatttcttcaTGCCATTGAAGGGAATAACGTTTTCCACCAGGTAACGACAAGCTCGACGATAATGTACTCTTTGTCAGCGTACCAGGGACATTTGAAACCATATGAATGGACATCCATATCTGTGAAGATTATCACAACTGCCTTGGGTAGACAGAAACTGCAATTGAGGTAATTCATCTTTGAAATACTTATATGGAATCGTAACTGCACAGCTGCCCGGGTATGGTCGGTCGTTCCTCATATACCGGTAATTGAGGACTCTCCGACCCCGATTGAAATTACATGTAGATTCGCgtagcaaaaacaaaaagccGTATTAAAACGTACAGGAGAATAACAAATTTCTGGTAATTTCTGTCCGCGCACTGCTCTCGTGCACGGAAACAAGGGTCAGGTAGCAAGCGAATGGCAATTGAACTGCTGATTTGTAGCCTGGTAGAGAgttgtataatttaatatgCAGGTTTCAACGTTAGCTAAGATCCGGTCATCTTATTCTCCGTCAAAGATTATTTATGAGGTGTAAGGAATGATTGCTTCTACGGTTAAATACGCTCATCTGTATTATCGTTTGTAAAGTTTACACACACGCGACTGTATGCATTTTCAGTCTACTTGCCTTCGGCGATAGAAGTCACACGCAGTGTTGTTCTGTGATATGCAATGGGCAGGGCCCCGTCGTCACCGTACAACCGATGCTGGTCAATTGGGGAGAGGTCCGACTTCTTGAACCAGTTAAAAGGACAATCACTTTATTCAGCGACGCACCGATCGTCGCGCAATTCGTCGCAGCGCTTGTAAGTTGAATTTAAAATGTTTCGATAGGTACATTTGGCACAACGATTTAGCATTCTTGATGTCGCAGGTCATGAATGAAAACTGACAATCAATTTTCATGACGCGCCAGCCTTTAAGCGAGGCCCTTCTCATGAGTTGATAACATTTTACTGAATTGTTGTAAGCAAAATTATAGACAggcaattttgatctgaaaccAAGAGAAAGAACAACTCTCAAGTGATTTTCCGTTACACTTGACAAATCAACGCTCGTACCTGGATTCGATTCGCTTGATTATGTTTCGTTCATTGTAATTTTACTGTAAGGAAGTTGCTGAGAATTTCTTCCTCAAAATCAGAAACGATTTCGATGTAACGGTTCATCCGGCAGACATGCAATCTAAAGTCCGAGGTCGAGGTGCATTATCTAGAGGAGTcaagttttgtaattttatcaaCGTCTAGCGGCCTGTCCCGGCTTCGCACGTGTGGacataagattttttttatatttttaccctttatttatattttgttgttgttttgtttttatatttttttaaacgcagAACCACATTATCTATTTATACTTACAATCATACAAATAATAGACAGTAAAGCGtgaataaacaatttataattaGTTCTTAGAGGAACTTTTTAActtggacaaaaaaaatttgcaattaaagtagtcaaaaaatgttcaatgtCGGTTACGTCCGCTGCGCAGGGAGCCGACCGCGCGAATGAGCCGCGCGGCTACCTATTTCATAGATGTGCCCGCCCCTCTGCCGCGCCGCTGCAATGCCAGGCTAGCATGGAAAAGGCGCTGCCGCGCCGTGTCGTGGCTGATCTGTGACTTTTTAAATTCCTAATATCTTTTGAATGGAGTatgcgatttgaaaaattcaagaagTAAGCTACAGGTGTCGAAACGATTTtgaatacaaaataatttatttggaaaaggattgataaaaaaatatgaataacatGCACAACGCGACAGCGTTTattctttctatttctatgacttatgaaattcgtaataacaattcaaaaaGTAATCTATATGAATTGCAACAGTCTTGAAAACAATATGATTTATTTGGATAAGGATTTAAACAGAAGTTATATGAATGGTGTGGTCTAATTTTGGTCGGTATTTCTATCAACTTTTAAAATGTAAAGAGTGATTATTGCGACATAACGATAACGGTTGGACATATGGTATCGCGAAGTTTTTTGTAGATATTGATATGTTCTTTAATATTGTAAAACGTACTTTTGGTCTATCATCAATAGTTTCCGCAGCGCATGCGACGAAAGACGTTTTTAGTAAGGATCCCTAATCTTTTCTAGCAATAAATATAGCCTATGTCACTCAGGGTGAATGTAGCTTTCCAATGGTgaaggaatttttgaaatcggcACAGTAGTTTTTGAGTTTATTCATTACAAACATACacaaatacaaaaatacaaaaatacaaatcttTCCTCTTTATAATATTGTTATCAGTATATCAGTATAGATTTTCAAGCATTGCTTTCAGGCGTATAATATCACagagaaaaagtgaaataacaCGGAAGTCAGGTTGTGTCTTTCAGATGCCTCCGCGAACTATTTCAGACACCCAAGTGTTGGAAACGTTTTACGTCGTCCTGACTCGATTTGAAGACGTCTCGGAGATATCTGAAAAATCCCATACAAAAACGTCGTATCTGCAAAGCTGATTTTTGTTCACACAGCAGTGAATGATGTTTTATGCTTAATACCAATACTGCAAATTGCCAGTGGCTGGAGGAAAAGTAGTAACGTGCCAAACAGTTTTATACTGATTTCACGTTTCTGCGagggttttttttattatttttttttacggctCTGTGGCTATACCTACATGGCCATATCCACCATTGGAAACAAGTCAGACTTTCGAACGAATAGTCAACAATGTTAAGAAAATGTAAtagaatggaaaattttcttaGCGAAACGACACAAAATTTCTGACCACTGTTTCTCCAATCAGATATATCTTGTAATCACAGCATTGCCTTAGCTACCAGTCTGCAGTaatactatatgtataatacgtgttaatgttgaaaatttattccttatCTTTCGCAAAGCACAAGAAACCTTCCCCTTGGACGGTGAGTCCAGCTTCCGGTGTATTGAAGCCAAACAAGTCACTGGTATTGGAAATAACACTTTATCTCCGTGACACCGGAATGTATTCGGATAGAGTTGACATCGAAATAATGAATAGCAGAATCATTACATGTTCTCTCCATGCTGTTGGCATTGGAACCAGCATTGAATTAGATCCGAACATCGTACCAGTATTCGATATTGGTCTTCTTTTTAGGTAAATTGCTGACAATGCGAGTATCTTATAAGCAAGAATAAGTAGTGTAGAGAATGGCTATAATACACATTGAGGCACccacgaaaattaaatttttgcaatcgtACACATAAAATTAATGATATGCATGGTTGGGTGTCCATTCGgcttgaaaaaagaatttctaaaTATACTCAACAAATATTATGCCACCAGAGACTTTGAATTACCAGTCTTACGCTGTAACCATTTCATTACCCTATATGCTTTGAAATTGTCGCAATTCTTTTGTATCTATTTGAGGGCCCCAGTTTGACGTCTAAGTTCGCTttggagtgaaaaataaatatcttcaATTCTTCACTTCAATTTGCAcagtgaataatttcttttcttcgctTGCAAAAAGTGACATAAAAATAACTAAACAGACCTCAATAGTACATTTTAATGTTTCGAAAAGTCCGTTGTAGCAGTTCAACATGATGGTCCAAAGTGAaagtgaaaaacttttttgtccGCATGTTATTGAGATAGCACAACAAAGCGTCGTTTGGTTTGATCAAATGATCTAATTTCAACACTAAAAATTAACGTTCATACTAATGGCAGGCTAGGAAAAAAATGGTTAATGCTTGCATCAGTAAACTAATAAGTGCACTGCAAATTATTTGTCATGAATAGCATAAATTTACCCATGTGGGCGAGTTGAGAGAGAACGCGCTCTTGATAAATTTAGTATTTGGCACCAGAGATTATCCGCGTGTTTGCGAAAATCACGCTTAACGTCATGGCTAAAAATACTATACGAGTAGACGATTTTCCTGGAAGTACGGGTGGCAGAGAAGATCGATTTACAATGCCTTGATGTGACATTACCGTACCATTGCGTGAATGAATTCACCCTTTTTTTTATAGTGTACTTTTGGGCAgacaaaatatttaatatagtCTTGTTTTGTATACTATCATGTTGCAGGGGTCAGGCTATCAGTATACCGATAATGTTAGCGAATAAGGGCACGAGGCATCATCGGTTGTTGTGGAGTACTACAGAGGAATCTCAAGTTCTCCAGAAAAGTGGGAAGCACGAACAACGACAGTGAGTCCGGAAACGTTATCAATGACTTGTGATTTATATATAATAGGTAGTAATGACAACTCATGTAACATAAATTGTTCAAGTGACAAGTTCACTGTTGATCCGCACGACTTGGAATTACCGGCTGGCACTAATGCGATCGTTCATTGTAAAATACACTGGCAAACGTGAGTTCCTAATAGTAAAAGTATCGTAGTCCTATTATACTCTTCTAGGTACATTAGGTTATTGTGAATAATAGGTTATTGTACTTAAGGATAATCCGATGTGTCAGTTTCGTTCGTTATCATTTGTTCGAACTgttgtatttatttacttgtAGGAAAGAGCCAATCGCCGAACAGTGGTACCTTCACGGCCAGATCAAGGGATACGGGAGGAGGGAGGTTTTGGCAACAAGTCTATTTCGTGCAACGTTCATTGATCCGCATGTCATATTCAGTAAGCGCAAATTGATGTTCCGGTACGACATGAGCGCATCGGAAAATGAGATCCAAACAACAGGTGGGTTAGCTACTGCCTCTATACCATTTACGGATATAACAGCATACTTTGGGGTGTAAGGATTGCGTGAACAGTATAACCTTCGCTCTCCGCGCTGTACTTCGCGTTCTCGTTGTTGAATTGATACGAGTGTCGTGCATTGGCTTTCTTATCTTTACTCTTTCACCCTCACTTTTACCTTGCAGCTTTATGAATGCGTGTATGTAATATACGTGTTTTGGGGATCTTGAATCTATATATCCACTTTAAGGCGATAATTAATTCCAATGATTCAGCTGCTAATATAAATTCCTGTTAGCAGCTGGCCATTTCACCGATGCCAACCTGTCATGCGATCCGTAATTATCTGATGTGTTGCCGAAACGGGCAGTTCAATTTCCCTCGAAACGTCATTTTGCTACATGAAATGTACACACCTATAAACATCAAGGCACTTGTCCTAAACCTGTGTAATAcctaaaaattattcacctcGCTCCTTGAATTCGTACAAGATTTTGCCTAGAATTGCCTCGTATTAATACAGTACATCATGACTGCTCATATACATAAATCCTTCTCTTCACAATTCAGATGAACTATATGTGACGAACCGATCAAAACTGGACCTGAGGGCATCGTTAAAGATCGATCCTCCATTCGAAATAGTGACGGATGACGAGGGCGATGGTCTTGCAAACACGAATATAGATCTTCGGGATGAAACCCCTAATCGCATCTGCGTGAGATTCAACACTCAAGCTATGAATCCATTGAATTTCTACTCCAGGAAATTTAACGGAATTTTGACATTCCAGTACGAGAATCACCGTGCAAAGGTTGCGTTTTTATAGTAAATTCTAAGTAGGTCCTTAGGCCGGTCCCAGACACATTGCGGGGTATCGCTTGCCCCAGTTTTTACTAGTATACTGTCATATGGACGTCCTGTTGCCAGTAGGATAAAATTAAGTGCATCGCTGAATTGAATTATCCGAACATATCCATCTTGCCAAACAATTTGGCGGTTCTCAACAGCGATGTCGGATCTACAGCGTACAAGAACCTTATCCTTGCAAATTCTGGACATCTGCCCGTTCGGTACTATTTCGAGTACCTTGCTGATGATAATATCGGTATTGAATCCAGTCACTACGATCATGCTCGATGCTTACAAGTAAGAAATCGAGTAAAATCTCacattttcattcaacataaaattcactttattGGAGTGAAACGTAGTCAAATGTATTGCACACGGtacaataatgtaaaaattacacaaatGTATACTCTACGCCTATATACTCGGgctatttcaaattttttatctttcattttGAGTCTCGTCGTAGAAAAGTAAGTTCCGGCCTTCCAGAGGGTCCAACCCAAAGAACAGCTccgtgaataaatatttgccATTATTACATCACTTCCATCATGCGGCGAAACACACGATGCTTGTATAGATTGTTGATCTCGCCACAATATTTCTGTTTGTTATTAGTCGAGCGAGACAATGGCAGGAAAATCGAGTTTCCGAGATTTTTCTCCATCAGAAGTACAAGAGGCGGAGCAAGAGGCGAAAGACAAAGAGGATCCCGAAAATAATTTGACCAGCTACCTATTTGAGCGATTAGTCCCGGAAATCACCAAGCTTGCGATACCTTCATCGGGATCAGTCGATggtgattttttgaaatttagttATAGTACCTAAATATCACCTGATATCTCCCGTATCAAGTAAACTTGTAAATGTTCAGTGCACGCACTTATCAGTTGCAGGATAATAATGTGGATCAGTGTGTCCCACCGCGGAACCCTGTTCGTGGATATTGTGAAAAGATCTCGAATTATCTGTACCCGTGAATTTTAACTGTAATTACTACTGTTATTTCGCTGCTGCAGACTTGGTTTATACGATTGGCGGTACGGCGCAAAGAGACAAAGGGGATAAAGAGAGGAGATATGCACCCGCTGCTACTTTACCGCCGGTACGCTCATTGGAACTGATTGATATCGACAACACCAAAGAAAAAGATCATGCAGAGAGATTGGCACCCGCCAAGGAAAGTGAGATTCAAGACTTGATATTCGGAATAATAGAACGTCACCTTCGCAGAGACTCGGAAATTCCAGCCCTCGAAGATGCGCAAAAAGCTACGACAGATATTTCACTGGAACGGGAGCTTATGACGGAGGTTAGTTTGATTGCTGTACCTGTCATTTGATTGATATCAATTATTCTGACAGATTTTGTCAATTCTAATAATCACGTCTAACCACTCCTGTGAGACTCATGAGAAGTTTAGTTCTCCATTAATCGTGTATATACTTGCAATTGCTAGATGAATTCGGTATTTCACAGTTACGTTCAATTATCTTATTACATTTCATACTTGACTACGCTCGATCCCTATTATAATTATGAGCATACACAACCAGGATCATGTTACAAATTCGCGAATAATCTGTCTATACGTATGTTAAGAAATTATTCGCTCTTTGAAATGCTCTTTGGTTTGTTAAAAGAATTATGCAAGAAGCAAATGTTTTCTACCCGTTCGAAATGTCGCAAAGCACCGCTACGGACGGTACTGCATTATACTACATAGCATCAATTTCTCCTGGTTGCTGCATCGAGCGTATTTGATTTCAGATGCTCGAAGTAGTACCAAGGTGCGGTACTATTTTACCGTATTCATCACAATACGTGTATTTTGACTTTAATGCATTGTCACGTGTTGGATTCAACGCGAACGTAGCCTGTCGTCTTTTGTCCGGCCCTACGGAAGTGATAGAAGTGCAAGCATTGTGCGATGCGATTAGCTTTTCTattgatacgaaaaaaatcgatttttatcacCAGGTACGCTCTCAAATTCTACAGATAAGTATACGCATAATGTTATGGTAATCCAAGTCTATAATACGCAAGTCGATCGTATCCTTTTCTATGACTGTATGAATAATACTTACCAAGATTTTGACGAAATGACAAGGGGAAAGGATCGTTATTACTTAAATCAGTTACCGCGTGCGACTGCAGTCATCTTCTGTGGTTTAGAAAAACTCGTCATGCCATTTGAGGGGGTATTCCGTTGTGACGGCCGAAGTTTCAAACcttgttgaagaattttttttgtagcaagaaaatgtataaaaatttccattttcgtACACGTTGCTATTGGTATATTCAATGAAACAAAACGGTTTTTCTTCAGGACAGCTTATAACATTTTATTAATGTGTTTTATGCTCGAAATTAACTTCGGAAAAAAATGAGGAGGGTTGCGGATGATTGCAGCATTTGCAGTGAtccgaaagaaaaattcaaatggatTTTGTAGGCTTGTTTCTCAGATCCACACTAGATTTAGACGTTTATACATACgatataaatgtaaaatatgaaaaaatggtGGACTGGTAAAACAAGAGTTTATAAAATCGTGATCTTTCTTTAAGAAAGTCgacaaaataaataagaaatcaTTAATAAAATTACGTCATTCTAGTAGGGACCATAGCGGTTGGTATATAGAATAACATGTTCAAATATTAGCCCGTTCGGTTGGATAGGATTTCGTGAAAGTCAGGAACCGACCGGAAAAAATTgggtttcgagaaaaacgggTTTCAAGTTTTAGCAACAgatatttcgtaaaaaaattatatatacactaATCAGCCATGCGTGGTGCATAGTAAAAAAGGAAATCATCTTAAGCTATTTTGGCTGCCCTTCGAGCGGCCCTTGCCTGTTTTGAAGCCTCAGGGAAAGCTTTAAGACTTGTTTCGGGAAGATCGCTATGCGATTGCAGATGCCGCGCGACCGACGGTGCGCTCTGTTCTACATGCCAATACTCCATGAATGTTTCTAATTtcgttctgaaatttttacaatatattctcaatatgctttaatttcaaaatgcaaaaaaaaaaagaaacgtaacACCCCCCTTGAACATATGTCGTAGTGGGCAAATGACTGTTCTCTCAGTTAAAATCAACGTACGCTAAATTGGTACGAAGCCTCTTTCCGAGGTTCGATCGGCAGTTTTCAAGTGATATTCACGGTGTTAGCTGTATGCCAACTGCCATTATCGATATCTATGACTAGCATCCAAAAATAATTTGCCACATTTCTGACTCAACAACTCAACCCTGAGGTATGAGTACTGTTTCTCATGTCTATTCCAACATCGAACTTCCAAAGCCTGTGCTCAATTGACCTACTCGTATACTCGTGTTTGGCCATGGAAATGATGAATCGGTATTtctttacagaattttttctgattaaaatatattaaatgtATGAGCTGTtatttaatgtaaatattatcgTCACTATTTTGTTAACCCAAGTTACCCTGGGAATTGTGCCGTGCGAGTTTGACTATTGTCAATCAGGGCGTAGTTGGATTCAATTTCGCGACGTACCTCACACCGGCTCTTTCGTCAAACGTGGAATCTCGCGAATTAGTTGAAGGAACGGAGCGAGGTGTTAACGTAGATCGTTTGAGAGTGGAGCCGAGACGCGGATCAGTGAACCCCATGTCAAGGACTTACCTGGATATTACCTATTACTCAGGAATACCCGGACGGATTCATGAACGATTCGATTTGGAGGTACATTGTTTTATAtagtgatatatttagattgtTATCTAATCAGTGCGATGCGCTAATGCACATAGGACGGGCCCAGTAGCCGTGTCCCATTTAACATACAGGGTCATACATCGGTGTTTACTCACGTAGTTGTTCTTACCTGGATCCCGTACAAGCGACTCCCTCTTGTTCAAGAGCCAGGTGTATAACGACGAATGGCCCTGTATTGTAGGTATATGACACGTACGCACCTTAGACATCGTACATTTGATCTCTAA from Neodiprion lecontei isolate iyNeoLeco1 chromosome 1, iyNeoLeco1.1, whole genome shotgun sequence includes these protein-coding regions:
- the LOC124292746 gene encoding hydrocephalus-inducing protein homolog isoform X1 — encoded protein: MGRAPSSPYNRCWSIGERSDFLNQLKGQSLYSATHRSSRNSSQRLGQAISIPIMLANKGTRHHRLLWSTTEESQVLQKSGKHEQRHDKFTVDPHDLELPAGTNAIVHCKIHWQTKEPIAEQWYLHGQIKGYGRREVLATSLFRATFIDPHVIFSKRKLMFRYDMSASENEIQTTDELYVTNRSKLDLRASLKIDPPFEIVTDDEGDGLANTNIDLRDETPNRICVRFNTQAMNPLNFYSRKFNGILTFQYENHRAKDKIKCIAELNYPNISILPNNLAVLNSDVGSTAYKNLILANSGHLPVRYYFEYLADDNIGIESSHYDHARCLQSSETMAGKSSFRDFSPSEVQEAEQEAKDKEDPENNLTSYLFERLVPEITKLAIPSSGSVDDLVYTIGGTAQRDKGDKERRYAPAATLPPVRSLELIDIDNTKEKDHAERLAPAKESEIQDLIFGIIERHLRRDSEIPALEDAQKATTDISLERELMTEMLEVVPRCGTILPYSSQYVYFDFNALSRVGFNANVACRLLSGPTEVIEVQALCDAISFSIDTKKIDFYHQLPWELCRASLTIVNQGVVGFNFATYLTPALSSNVESRELVEGTERGVNVDRLRVEPRRGSVNPMSRTYLDITYYSGIPGRIHERFDLEIAHYPPVSICIEGYVSAPQVYLSIPRGMAFNKLPVNICYRAIASITVEFLNQVKSTRRSSPLTSEGGLSIEDRSQGYSLISDNERQQLTENGWVIITCDETVPTVVDVEMAIERLLFIEYVRDNPQLLEKHDAAIKKRDALSLLVPEYVIDLGYIVVEQTACFSTLLFNYGPILADIRIRKPLKKFGIYVQFDQGKPLPIGESTPLNVTFNPTRSKYTEQETIIEHTIYLEVSHGSTIPISIKATVTYPSLTVHTNYLSFGQVAVGNCMLIPVLLRNSGWVPCEWQATIRYKDSGRWKEGTAGPFFLHYSADTFLPGSENLANVYFKPKEAVSFI
- the LOC124292746 gene encoding hydrocephalus-inducing protein homolog isoform X4; amino-acid sequence: MGRAPSSPYNRCWSIGERSDFLNQLKGQSLYSATHRSSRNSSQRLGQAISIPIMLANKGTRHHRLLWSTTEESQVLQKSGKHEQRHDKFTVDPHDLELPAGTNAIVHCKIHWQTKEPIAEQWYLHGQIKGYGRREVLATSLFRATFIDPHVIFSKRKLMFRYDMSASENEIQTTDELYVTNRSKLDLRASLKIDPPFEIVTDDEGDGLANTNIDLRDETPNRICVRFNTQAMNPLNFYSRKFNGILTFQYENHRAKDKIKCIAELNYPNISILPNNLAVLNSDVGSTAYKNLILANSGHLPVRYYFEYLADDNIGIESSHYDHARCLQSSETMAGKSSFRDFSPSEVQEAEQEAKDKEDPENNLTSYLFERLVPEITKLAIPSSGSVDDLVYTIGGTAQRDKGDKERRYAPAATLPPVRSLELIDIDNTKEKDHAERLAPAKESEIQDLIFGIIERHLRRDSEIPALEDAQKATTDISLERELMTEMLEVVPRCGTILPYSSQYVYFDFNALSRVGFNANVACRLLSGPTEVIEVQALCDAISFSIDTKKIDFYHQLPWELCRASLTIVNQGVVGFNFATYLTPALSSNVESRELVEGTERGVNVDRLRVEPRRGSVNPMSRTYLDITYYSGIPGRIHERFDLEIAHYPPVSICIEGYVSAPQVYLSIPRGMAFNKLPVNICYRAIASITVEFLNQVKSTRRSSPLTSEGGLSIEDRSQGYSLISDNERQQLTENGWVIITCDETVPTVVDVEMAIERLLFIEYVRDNPQLLEKHDAAIKKRDALSLLVPEYVIGKPRIHDTDFYQGHCYVPFSHCSH
- the LOC124292746 gene encoding hydrocephalus-inducing protein homolog isoform X2; protein product: MGRAPSSPYNRCWSIGERSDFLNQLKGQSLYSATHRSSRNSSQRLGQAISIPIMLANKGTRHHRLLWSTTEESQVLQKSGKHEQRHDKFTVDPHDLELPAGTNAIVHCKIHWQTKEPIAEQWYLHGQIKGYGRREVLATSLFRATFIDPHVIFSKRKLMFRYDMSASENEIQTTDELYVTNRSKLDLRASLKIDPPFEIVTDDEGDGLANTNIDLRDETPNRICVRFNTQAMNPLNFYSRKFNGILTFQYENHRAKSSETMAGKSSFRDFSPSEVQEAEQEAKDKEDPENNLTSYLFERLVPEITKLAIPSSGSVDDLVYTIGGTAQRDKGDKERRYAPAATLPPVRSLELIDIDNTKEKDHAERLAPAKESEIQDLIFGIIERHLRRDSEIPALEDAQKATTDISLERELMTEMLEVVPRCGTILPYSSQYVYFDFNALSRVGFNANVACRLLSGPTEVIEVQALCDAISFSIDTKKIDFYHQLPWELCRASLTIVNQGVVGFNFATYLTPALSSNVESRELVEGTERGVNVDRLRVEPRRGSVNPMSRTYLDITYYSGIPGRIHERFDLEIAHYPPVSICIEGYVSAPQVYLSIPRGMAFNKLPVNICYRAIASITVEFLNQVKSTRRSSPLTSEGGLSIEDRSQGYSLISDNERQQLTENGWVIITCDETVPTVVDVEMAIERLLFIEYVRDNPQLLEKHDAAIKKRDALSLLVPEYVIDLGYIVVEQTACFSTLLFNYGPILADIRIRKPLKKFGIYVQFDQGKPLPIGESTPLNVTFNPTRSKYTEQETIIEHTIYLEVSHGSTIPISIKATVTYPSLTVHTNYLSFGQVAVGNCMLIPVLLRNSGWVPCEWQATIRYKDSGRWKEGTAGPFFLHYSADTFLPGSENLANVYFKPKEAVSFI
- the LOC124292746 gene encoding hydrocephalus-inducing protein homolog isoform X3; its protein translation is MGRAPSSPYNRCWSIGERSDFLNQLKGQSLYSATHRSSRNSSQRLGQAISIPIMLANKGTRHHRLLWSTTEESQVLQKSGKHEQRHDKFTVDPHDLELPAGTNAIVHCKIHWQTKEPIAEQWYLHGQIKGYGRREVLATSLFRATFIDPHVIFSKRKLMFRYDMSASENEIQTTDELYVTNRSKLDLRASLKIDPPFEIVTDDEGDGLANTNIDLRDETPNRICVRFNTQAMNPLNFYSRKFNGILTFQYENHRAKDKIKCIAELNYPNISILPNNLAVLNSDVGSTAYKNLILANSGHLPVRYYFEYLADDNIGIESSHYDHARCLQSSETMAGKSSFRDFSPSEVQEAEQEAKDKEDPENNLTSYLFERLVPEITKLAIPSSGSVDDLVYTIGGTAQRDKGDKERRYAPAATLPPVRSLELIDIDNTKEKDHAERLAPAKESEIQDLIFGIIERHLRRDSEIPALEDAQKATTDISLERELMTEMLEVVPRCGTILPYSSQYVYFDFNALSRVGFNANVACRLLSGPTEVIEVQALCDAISFSIDTKKIDFYHQLPWELCRASLTIVNQGVVGFNFATYLTPALSSNVESRELVEGTERGVNVDRLRVEPRRGSVNPMSRTYLDITYYSGIPGRIHERFDLEIAHYPPVSICIEGYVSAPQVYLSIPRGMAFNKLPVNICYRAIASITVEFLNQVKSTRRSSPLTSEGGLSIEDRSQGYSLISDNERQQLTENGWVIITCDETVPTVVDVEMAIERLLFIEYVRDNPQLLEKHDAAIKKRDALSLLVPESGLYRCRADSLFFYIIIQLWTDTGGHSYKETIEEVWYLRTI